Sequence from the Pseudophaeobacter arcticus DSM 23566 genome:
TCCCAGCTCTGCCAGCATCTTGATCACCGAAGAGGCCCCGGTTGCCGCCGAAGCGATCATCTCGGGCATCCGGTTCTTGAGGTAAACACCAAGGCAAATCGAATAAATCATCAGCTTGAAGGCGCTTTTGCCAAACTCGAACAACCCGGCGCGACCAAATTTGTTCTTGGCGTTGGAAATCACCGAAAGCCGCGAGATCTTGGGTTCAAGCTTGCTGGGCGCAAAGACCAGTGCTCGTTGGCCGACGATTGACAACAGGACCAACACAAAGGGGATTAAAAACAGCGGGATCAAAGGCCAGACCAGGGCCACAATCATACCGCCAATAGGAGGCGTGCCATTGCCGGAAAACAGCTGTTTCGCCAGCCGTTCCGGCTGGTCGATGATCGACATCAACACAGTGCCAAATTCGGTTACCATACCATGGCCAGCCCCATAGAAGGCGACGACCAGGCCCATATAGGCGGCCGCCACGGAAAGATCGGCTGATTTGGCAACCTCGCCTTTCTCCCGTGCCTTGCGCAGTTTGGAATCTGTTGGTTCAAATGACTTGTCTGAATCGTCGTCGTCGCTCATGGCAAGCCACCTCCGGGATCAGAAAAGAAGGTCATCATCTCGCGCATCCAGACATCCAGGATCAACGGGCTGGCCACCATCAGAATGAACAGGCCACCAAAGGTGATCACCGGCGCACCGACAAAGAACACCATCAACTGAGGCATGGCACGGTTGATCACGCCCAGCGCCAGATTGTAGATCACCGCCGTGATGAG
This genomic interval carries:
- the flhB gene encoding flagellar type III secretion system protein FlhB — encoded protein: MSDDDDSDKSFEPTDSKLRKAREKGEVAKSADLSVAAAYMGLVVAFYGAGHGMVTEFGTVLMSIIDQPERLAKQLFSGNGTPPIGGMIVALVWPLIPLFLIPFVLVLLSIVGQRALVFAPSKLEPKISRLSVISNAKNKFGRAGLFEFGKSAFKLMIYSICLGVYLKNRMPEMIASAATGASSVIKMLAELGMEFLVIALLISITIGVVDAIFQHDEHRRKNMMSRKEIQDETKDAEGDPHMKGKRRQKAMQIATGQMMAAVPEASVVIVNPTHYAVALKWEGGAGTAPICVAKGVDEVAATIRRIANENAIPIHSDPPTARALYATIGIGDEVEEEYYAPVAAAIRFADEMRERAKGGL